In the Arachis ipaensis cultivar K30076 chromosome B04, Araip1.1, whole genome shotgun sequence genome, TTAGATCCGCATAATTTctctgaaaagaaaaaagaatcaaAACCCTAAATTGtgtcctttttttttgtttttgttttccatttcccATGGCGGAGCAATTAGATTAGGCACAAATTTCTCGGAGTTCAGAATTCATGGGTATTCCACGAGTTTTTGAATCGAATCTCTTCCTCCAATAAAAAAAAcctgtagttttttttttcttttttctttttcttttttgtgttgATTTTGCTCAAAGAGGCGATTAACGTGTGTATATGCACATAGATTGAATCTCTTTGGTTCGCGGATTTTGTTGTAggttgagtgttttcttttccttttcacgGCTTTTTAGGTGATGGATATTGGTAATCTTTCGTAAAGGAGGAAGCTTGGGAGGGTTATGGATGATAGGTCTTGTTGATTGAGCTGGATCAGTGAGTGGGGAATTGTTCTGCTTGTGATTGTATATATAAGTTCTCAGGTCCAGGTTTGGTAGATTTGAGAATTTTTCCATTTCAGGGTTGTATAAGTGGGTTATATGGATTAGCTAGGATTGACCTTGTGCTTGCACTAGAAGAACAATAGTTACGTTTGATTAATCTTTGTACTTAACTCTGTTTTAGTGTTGGTGCTGGTGTTGGAGTTGGGAGCATAAGAGTTTTTGGTAGATTTTATAGTTTGGGTTCTCAATGAGTGTGAGATTGTGTTATTGAATTGGATAAGTGATGGGTAGTGACTAGTGTACTTCTTGGTAGTTGATAGTTTTGCATTGTTCATCAGTTTGAGGTAGTTGGCATTGTTCGTCTGCTTCGTTTGGCGTAGCTCTTGCTTGGAGAGAAAAAAATGAGCATTGAAAGTGAAGATAAAATCTTGTTGGATCATGCAACTGATCATGGATTGCAGAAGTAAAATTTTCTTCCTTTGTTGATAAGTATTTCTGCTTTATTGTAACTTGTTTCATCAAATTATGGTCATGATGAGACACTCATCTTGTTTGGTGGTTCAGGAAGGGGAAAATAACATACACTCGAGAATTTATGTTATCACTCAGTGGATTGGATGTCTGCAGAGAGTTGCCTAGTGGATTTGATCGGTCACTTCTAAGGTAAATTCTGCGACACCACATTGtccaatttttaatttgaaaagcgAATGCCGGAATGCTACATCTTTTTTTGCTTCTTTATGTTGTCTTATATAcccttttttggtgattggtgCTCTTCCATTATTGTGTTaggctttgtttttgtttttgatctATGCCCCTTTGTTTAAACAGTGAGTTTGAAGATGCACCCCAAGAACGACAGAGAAGTACTGGTGGTTTGTCAATGCATAGTTTCAGACGAAATGAATACAGTTCATCCCCTCCCACTCGAAGTGATAGTTTTTCGCGCGGGGTCCATGGAAAATGGGAATCTCGTTCTTCGGGACGGTCTGACAAAGATAGTGATTCTCAATCTGAATGGGATTCAGGTTTGCTCTATAGTTGATTAATAAGAATAGAATACTCATTTATTTAGTAAAGGAATCCACAACTGCCCTAACAAATCTCAACCATTTAGACTGATATAGAAGGCTATTTTAAATCTGTTTCTGTAAGAagatttctttattattattattattgttgttgttgttgttgtttttgttgtATTTGTATTATGTTgatgtacttcattttcatgtcAATTTATAGATTCTGGAAAACGTTTTGGCAACCAATCTCGCAGATCATGGCAAAGCCCTGAGCATGATGGACTTCTTGGTAGTGGCTCTTTTCCAAGACCTACTGGGTATTCACCTGGGTTGTCTGCTTCCAAGTTTCGAGCTAATGACAGCCACCAGCTAAATCGATCTAATGAGCCTTATCACCCCCCACGTCCCTATAAGGTTAGTTACAGTTGTTATATCTTAAACAACATAAGTATCAACTCTTGAGAATGATTTTCATTTCATTCGGTGGAGCTGCGCACAAGAGAATTGATATCGTGTGTCTGGTTCATCTTTTGGCTTTGGATGCCTTCAGGCACCACACTCTCGGAGGGAGACTAATGACTCTTATAATGATGAAACTTTCGGTTCTTTGGAATGTACGAGTGAGGACAGGGTGGaagaggaaagaaagaggagAGGTAACGACTTTCTTTTGGAAGATATTGTGGCAGAGGCAATATTTGTTCTCACTATTTATGTTTATCGTTATACTTGGGGTCACTCGTAAGTTTTTCCTTATCGATTTAACTAACTGGATGACAACTTTCTTGCCAGCTTCATTTGAATTGATGCGAAAGGAACAGCAGAAATCTTTCCAAGAAAAGAATAAGCTGAACCCAGGCAAGAGTAAGGATGAATTTGACATCAATTCACTTCtagatgatgatgagaaaaagcTAACTAATAGAAATGATGAGTCAGTGGAGCCTGCTGCAAATCTATCAGCATTAAGCAATGATGAGAAATCTTCTGTTTCACATGCTCCTTCAGCTGCTAGACCACTTGTACCCCCTGGTTTTGTTCCCCCTGGTTTTGGAGGCGCAATGTTGGAAAGGAATTCAGTCACCAAAACATCATCTAACATTTGCGCAACAGAGGTAGATAGttgcatttttggcttgtatctTATTCATGGTTTTTGATGCATAATTAATCTTAAAATGCTGTCATTTTCAAATCCTAAGTTCAAGTCTTAGTTGCTTAAAGTATTGAATTAGGCATGCAACTTCCTCTCCAGTCTAACTAGCCATTATTGTACAAATTTTATGTCTGTGGAGGGAATTTCTGATTTTCTGTTATTGTTCAGAGTTATGAGGCCTGAATACTTCTAAAGTAGCCATGATTTTCTGTATAAGATATTTTATGTATTTACTTGAACCTTCTTTAGGCCTGTATAGATCTAAAAGTGAAAACCATactatataaataaattttttacttGCCTCAAGATgagttttttataattttaaatcattATTCCTCTctgataatttaaaatttataatttatcctATTGGTGTTTTGTGTCGTATAATTTTAGTGTGTGGATGAGTGTTTGGAGAGTGATCCAAGTCTTgtgatgtttattttttattttaaaagcaAAAGGTGACTGGGTCCAGGAGACATGTTTCTTTTATGCTGGGAATTTCAAGACAAATAAAATCTGAGTCTGGAACCTCAGCGAGCACATGCACGTTGTTGGTTTCAGGTCTAATCCTTAGGAGACAATTCATTAGGGAATCTCATGGAGTCTATGGAGAGCAATAAAATGTTCAATTGTTTATAGAATTAAGGAGATGCTTTGGGGTAGTGAACTGTAATTTGACTTATTGTCACTAACATCATTTAACTAGAGTTGGTTAGAAGATTCTAGATTGTGATTTGTTTTTTCAAAACCATCCTTCACTGAAATGTATAATATTCAAGTACCGAATGTTCATTTCTCCCCATGAAGATAAAGTTAGTAATATTAGGAATCAATTTAAACTGAAAGGATGGCATAATGTCTtcctaaatttttaataattcacATTGAATCCGATGTCACTAGTTCAAATGGTATCAGATTAGAATGTTGATACCAAATGATTTGTTCTTTTGCTTGTTATATGTTTGAAGTGCACTTTAATGTGTTTTAATCACGAAAATATGTCATTCTTCTAGGCTTTCTTTTTATACTCTGTTGATTCTTCTGGTGCTTACTAGGTTGGGCCGCCTGAGCCTGGGGATACAAATGGTAGTCATACATTCAATATGAATTCTGAAAACATAGAAGAAGCATTATCGGTGAAGGAAGCAGATTTATCGGCTGTGGATACTCCAGGCATTAAACTTGGAATGGGTGATCAAGTGAGGAAGAGATCTGCTCTTTCTGAAGCTTTGGAATCATCAGAGGATAGTGAATTTATTCAGATTAATGCTGACGTAAAAGGAAAGGAGGCTGCAGGAGGTTTTGATCAAGAAAACTCAAATTCTATCCTATTCAAGCTTTTCGGTGGCAATACTTCAACATTAAACAGTGGAAAACCAACTAGTATTATTGAGGTAATTGTGGCACTTACTCGAATTCCATATCAGTAATCTCAAGAAAGCTTTCACTGAACTTGTGATCTGTCAATGAACTACTCTTCTGTGTGATTGGGTTTACATACATTTGAGAAGCCACAATTGGCAGACATTTCATTGAAAATGATTATTATACCTAGTAGGTTAGAGATATTATGATTTCTACAAGTCTTATATTTCTGCTGTTGTTTTGTAACAATAATGTGGATTTTACTATTTATGCTCTTGTAGCAGCCTGATGCTAAAGCAGATGAGCCTTGGAGTCCAAACACCTTCCAATCTTCGAAGTTTGCTCATTGGTTTGTTGAAGAAGGTACAGGTACGATGGTGATTTAGTGCATCAATACTATCAATTCGCACTATTTGACTTCATGTCGGATTATTGTCTAACTCTCCACACAACATGGTGCAGAAAAGAAGTCAGCAGATGACTTGACGCATAGGCCAAATGACTTGCTATCACTTATTGTTGGTGGTGAAAAAGGCGGTTTGCAGATGCCTAATGTGACAGCAACCCAGCACACTACACCTAATTTCCCTTCACAAAATCTTGAACCTGTTGGTGAGCACTTGGCATCAAGTGTAGCACATGCCAATATTAGTAACTCTGAACAATTTTACAAGAGTGAGAAAACCGAGGTTGTACCAGCGGTTCTTACTTGTGAAGATCTAGAACAATCAATTTTGTCACAAGTTGGTGAGAATGGCTCGTCTAGTAAGCAGCCCATGCAGGACAAAGATTTTGATGTAAAGACGGAGCCGTCAACTCCAAATATAGATAATCATGCATCCCACCACCTCCTTTCTTTGTTACAGAAAGGAACCTCACATAAAGATGTGGAACTCTCATCCATTCTAGATTCTAACGACAAGGTGCTCAATCCCGAAGTAGCCACTGCTGGCAACGTTATTGATAATCCACTAGAAGCAAATGCAGATGTTTCCAGTTCATCAAAGACATTGACCCTGGAAACCCTTTTTGGGACAGCTTTTATGAAGGAGTTGCAATCAGTTGGTGCACCTGTTTCTGTTCAAAGGGGTTCAGTTGGATCTGCAGGGGGTGATGTTTCAGACTCGATGTTATTTCCTTTTCCTGCCTCAGACACTATTCACACTTCTTCAGGTGAACATCTGGCCAGGCATGGAAGTGGTGTTACTTCAGAAAAATCTCATCAACCAAAATCAAGTAGATTAGAGGAGCAATGGTTAGGTTATGGTGATTCCCAGAGAGATCTTAATCCTTTGCTACTTGAAAATGAGACTTCCAATATCAGTGGTTTCAATCGGCGTCGTGATTTTCACCTTCCTGAAGAAGACAGCTTGCTTTCAGTTGGTGATCCTCTTCGAAACTTTTTGTCTGCTGGAAATTCAGTTAAAACAGATTTATCCCAAGACACATCTATTGACATTACCCGAAAGCTGGCTGCTCTGAATCCTGGATTTAGAGATGAACGACTTGTGAGAAATCAAGAAGGTCTACCATACCCTCCCGGTCCTTATGATATGAGGGAGCCCGGGCTTCCGTATAATCTTAATGTCCAAAGAACTCCACAGCTGCATCCCCCTCAGATGAATCACATGGGTCCAATGTTCAATCAAATGGATTCTCATCGTCCCCATATTAGTTCTTATATGAAGCTTGGAACTCCCGAGGGCATGGTTCGTCACGACTCTCCACCAAATCATCAATTTCCTGGAAATATGCTTGGTCCTCCTTTCCATCAACCAAATCCTGGGTTTGATCATGCTCAGCACTCAATGCTTCAACAGATGCAGATGCAGGGGAACCTTCCCCCTCATTTATTAAGAGGATTCCCGAGGGGTGGGCCAATGCCTCCTCATGCAAGCAACCCCATGACTGGTTTTATGCAGGAACCGAACCCAATGCAAGGCATCCCATTTAGTGGTCACCAGCATCCTAATTTTGGCCCTGGAATGCAAGTGCAAGGTATTTCCATTTTATGTGCTTTAGTATCATGCTTCTCTGTTGTATGATTGTCGCAGATTTCAGTGGTCAGAATATTTCACACGCCCTAACTTATTTGGATGATTGTGAATTATggatctttgttttttttttctttttaatttggaATAATCTGTTTTCATGATTTGATATAATTGTTACATGTGAATTATTTATTTGCATGCATGATTATCTACAGGTTGATGTAATTTTATTGTTCTTGCATGTGTTTTTTGTTGGGCTTGATGGCTAAAGGTGTTATTGAATCATCCTTGCCTCAATCAAATGGCATACACtgggaatggatcctctcaaatTTTCTGAGTTGATGTCATAAAGTGTCGTCTTTTACCATACAATATCTTTTTACATGTTTTCTTTTGATCCCACTTAAAAAATGTATggtgaaagatcacactttacaacATCAATTGAgagaaaaaattgagaggatccattccctaATCCGCCATATTTTCGTTTTGAACTGTTCCCTTTGATTTATGCACAAAAGTTATCTTGCATATTGCTCTCAACCTATTTTGCAAAAATGTCAAAGACACCAGATTTGCTGCGGCAAACATCTACCAATTATAGGATCCCATGATCCAAAGTATCATTTTAGTCTCTTGCTGTGTTCTCAATCCtgactttctttttccttttggaCTATTGTTATCAGCGCCAGAAGTAGGTGGTGGTAGAAATCATCCAGAAGCACTTCAGAGGCTTTTCGAGATGGAGCTGAGGACAAACTCAAAGCCAATCCATGCTTCGGGGCATAGCCAGGGGGGAATGTATGGTCAAGAGCTAGACTTGGGTTTTGGGTATAGATAGTGTATTTTATCATTGTTGATGTGTATACTACAATTGTATTCTCCCCGTGTTGTGGCTCATCTATAACTCATGCATGAAATATGGGTTTTCAATATCATCCTTTTCTTTTGCAGATTAGTTggctttcactttttattttttaaagtagTAAATTCTCATTAATTGGAATGTTTTTGCTAGGATTTGAATTTGCTGCCTCTTTTGTGGCGACACAAAAGATCAAGGATCTTTCCAATACTAGGGTTTCAGATTAAAAACCAGATGTGATATTTAACTAAATTGATGAGGTAAACCTTAAGAGTGCTTCATGTGG is a window encoding:
- the LOC107635047 gene encoding uncharacterized protein LOC107635047 isoform X1, whose protein sequence is MSIESEDKILLDHATDHGLQKKGKITYTREFMLSLSGLDVCRELPSGFDRSLLSEFEDAPQERQRSTGGLSMHSFRRNEYSSSPPTRSDSFSRGVHGKWESRSSGRSDKDSDSQSEWDSDSGKRFGNQSRRSWQSPEHDGLLGSGSFPRPTGYSPGLSASKFRANDSHQLNRSNEPYHPPRPYKAPHSRRETNDSYNDETFGSLECTSEDRVEEERKRRASFELMRKEQQKSFQEKNKLNPGKSKDEFDINSLLDDDEKKLTNRNDESVEPAANLSALSNDEKSSVSHAPSAARPLVPPGFVPPGFGGAMLERNSVTKTSSNICATEVGPPEPGDTNGSHTFNMNSENIEEALSVKEADLSAVDTPGIKLGMGDQVRKRSALSEALESSEDSEFIQINADVKGKEAAGGFDQENSNSILFKLFGGNTSTLNSGKPTSIIEQPDAKADEPWSPNTFQSSKFAHWFVEEGTEKKSADDLTHRPNDLLSLIVGGEKGGLQMPNVTATQHTTPNFPSQNLEPVGEHLASSVAHANISNSEQFYKSEKTEVVPAVLTCEDLEQSILSQVGENGSSSKQPMQDKDFDVKTEPSTPNIDNHASHHLLSLLQKGTSHKDVELSSILDSNDKVLNPEVATAGNVIDNPLEANADVSSSSKTLTLETLFGTAFMKELQSVGAPVSVQRGSVGSAGGDVSDSMLFPFPASDTIHTSSGEHLARHGSGVTSEKSHQPKSSRLEEQWLGYGDSQRDLNPLLLENETSNISGFNRRRDFHLPEEDSLLSVGDPLRNFLSAGNSVKTDLSQDTSIDITRKLAALNPGFRDERLVRNQEGLPYPPGPYDMREPGLPYNLNVQRTPQLHPPQMNHMGPMFNQMDSHRPHISSYMKLGTPEGMVRHDSPPNHQFPGNMLGPPFHQPNPGFDHAQHSMLQQMQMQGNLPPHLLRGFPRGGPMPPHASNPMTGFMQEPNPMQGIPFSGHQHPNFGPGMQVQAPEVGGGRNHPEALQRLFEMELRTNSKPIHASGHSQGGMYGQELDLGFGYR
- the LOC107635047 gene encoding uncharacterized protein LOC107635047 isoform X2, which codes for MSIESEDKILLDHATDHGLQKKGKITYTREFMLSLSGLDVCRELPSGFDRSLLSEFEDAPQERQRSTGGLSMHSFRRNEYSSSPPTRSDSFSRGVHGKWESRSSGRSDKDSDSQSEWDSDSGKRFGNQSRRSWQSPEHDGLLGSGSFPRPTGYSPGLSASKFRANDSHQLNRSNEPYHPPRPYKAPHSRRETNDSYNDETFGSLECTSEDRVEEERKRRASFELMRKEQQKSFQEKNKLNPGKSKDEFDINSLLDDDEKKLTNRNDESVEPAANLSALSNDEKSSVSHAPSAARPLVPPGFVPPGFGGAMLERNSVTKTSSNICATEVGPPEPGDTNGSHTFNMNSENIEEALSVKEADLSAVDTPGIKLGMGDQVRKRSALSEALESSEDSEFIQINADVKGKEAAGGFDQENSNSILFKLFGGNTSTLNSGKPTSIIEPDAKADEPWSPNTFQSSKFAHWFVEEGTEKKSADDLTHRPNDLLSLIVGGEKGGLQMPNVTATQHTTPNFPSQNLEPVGEHLASSVAHANISNSEQFYKSEKTEVVPAVLTCEDLEQSILSQVGENGSSSKQPMQDKDFDVKTEPSTPNIDNHASHHLLSLLQKGTSHKDVELSSILDSNDKVLNPEVATAGNVIDNPLEANADVSSSSKTLTLETLFGTAFMKELQSVGAPVSVQRGSVGSAGGDVSDSMLFPFPASDTIHTSSGEHLARHGSGVTSEKSHQPKSSRLEEQWLGYGDSQRDLNPLLLENETSNISGFNRRRDFHLPEEDSLLSVGDPLRNFLSAGNSVKTDLSQDTSIDITRKLAALNPGFRDERLVRNQEGLPYPPGPYDMREPGLPYNLNVQRTPQLHPPQMNHMGPMFNQMDSHRPHISSYMKLGTPEGMVRHDSPPNHQFPGNMLGPPFHQPNPGFDHAQHSMLQQMQMQGNLPPHLLRGFPRGGPMPPHASNPMTGFMQEPNPMQGIPFSGHQHPNFGPGMQVQAPEVGGGRNHPEALQRLFEMELRTNSKPIHASGHSQGGMYGQELDLGFGYR